In bacterium, the genomic stretch TCTTTTTATAGATTGTACTGATCTCAGCACTTAAGATAAAAGAAACATCTCTGTCAAATTCAGCATCAGGCAAAAACGGCAGATCAAGGCGAAGCTTATTATTCAGATTGTAAAGGCCTGTACCTGTTGGTACAAGCTTCTCTTTAAGCTCCTTTGTCCATCCCGGATGAGTAAAATCACCTGTTCCCACTACCTTGATGCCTTTGAGAGCAGCCCAGAAATCAAGATATTCCGGGACAAGCTGTTTGCTTGTGGCAATTGAAAAGTGGGAATGTATGTGAAGATCAGCGATAAATTTCATTTTCAACCTCGATTTGCTGAAACATTATAAGATGTTAAACGTAGAATTTTAAACAAAACAGTTCAGATATAAATATAGTTTCCGCTGAGATAAATGACAAGGCAAATTACAAACCTCTTTGATTTTATCTTTGATTTGCTTAAAATTTAGCTTGCATTGTTCACAAATTTAAGAGTTACAATGCAGGTTAGTTCGATTTTGTTTATCTATCTCAAAAAAGTTTACCAAATCAGAGGAAATATGAAATATTCAGTTGAAGCCAGAGATGTAAAAAAGAAGTATGGCAAAGGTCATGCACACGTGGATGCTCTTACAAAAGTAACATTTAATATCAAAAACGGAGAGTTTGTATCCTTTGTGGGTCCGTCAGGCTCGGGCAAATCCACTCTGCTGAACATGATAGGCGGAATGGATACTCCTACATCAGGCTCTCTTATTGTGGGTGGAAAAGACCTTACAAAAGCCTCAAGAGCGGAACTGGTTCAGCACAGGAGATACACTGTAGGTATGATATTTCAATCATTTAACCTCATACCTGATCTGTCTGCCGTAGGCAATGTTGAATTTGCAATGATCTTCGGAGGAGTGCCGCGTAAAAAAAGAGGCCCTCTTGCTTCAGAGATTCTTGAAAAGGTGGGACTCAAAGAGAGAATCCTTCATACTCCGGGAGAGCTGTCCGGAGGCGAAGCTCAGAGAGTTGCAATAGCAAGGGCAATGAGCAACAATCCTGAAATTCTTCTGGCTGATGAACCGACAGGCAATCTGGACTCAAAAACTTCCTTAAAAATAATAAATATTCTTAAGGATCTTAATGAGTCAAAAAAAATCACTGTCATAATGGTGACTCACGACATTCCCCTTGCAGAAACAGTTTCCCACAGAATAATCCATCTTCTGGACGGTGAAATTGAGAAAGAACAAGGATTAAGGAATTTATAAATGAATATTACAGATATTTTCAGACTGAGCTTTTCCAATCTTAAAAGAACAAAGGTACGCTCATTTCTTACAGGACTGGGAGTAACAATAGGAATCGGCGCGCTTGTATCAATGGTCTCATTTGGTGTGGGAATGCAGAAAAACATCACAGATTCATTTAAGAAGAACGAGCTTTTTACAAACATATTTGTTACTCCTGCAAAAATTGATATGTCTTCAGGGCCCGGACATATTGCCTCTGCTTTTTCCGATGATCTGAAAAAATCGGAAATTCCTGTTCTGGATGATTCGGCAGTAGAGAAGATCAGGCACATACCCGGAGTAAAGGAAGCTTTTCCTGAAGTAAGTCTTGCTGCTATTATCAAGATTGGAACCAGAAAGGTAAAAACCAGAATAAAGGGCATACCTGTGTCAATGGGGAAATATCCTCCCTTTGACAAGCTGACAGCAGGCTCTTTTTTCAGTTCAGACACAAGTCTCAGCCTGATTTTAAAAAGATCCCTGCTCTATAAGCTCAAATTCCGTCTGAAAAATGATCTTAAAGGCAGCAGACTTACTGCTATTGACTCTTTAAAGAATTTTATTTCTGTTGATCCCGACACTCTGATTAATACAAAGGCGTACATTGTTACAAGTGTTATTGACATT encodes the following:
- a CDS encoding ABC transporter ATP-binding protein, encoding MKYSVEARDVKKKYGKGHAHVDALTKVTFNIKNGEFVSFVGPSGSGKSTLLNMIGGMDTPTSGSLIVGGKDLTKASRAELVQHRRYTVGMIFQSFNLIPDLSAVGNVEFAMIFGGVPRKKRGPLASEILEKVGLKERILHTPGELSGGEAQRVAIARAMSNNPEILLADEPTGNLDSKTSLKIINILKDLNESKKITVIMVTHDIPLAETVSHRIIHLLDGEIEKEQGLRNL
- a CDS encoding ABC transporter permease encodes the protein MNITDIFRLSFSNLKRTKVRSFLTGLGVTIGIGALVSMVSFGVGMQKNITDSFKKNELFTNIFVTPAKIDMSSGPGHIASAFSDDLKKSEIPVLDDSAVEKIRHIPGVKEAFPEVSLAAIIKIGTRKVKTRIKGIPVSMGKYPPFDKLTAGSFFSSDTSLSLILKRSLLYKLKFRLKNDLKGSRLTAIDSLKNFISVDPDTLINTKAYIVTSVIDINKISGLGKSSPLGFFSSPPVKEVKTPVRISAILDKSTRFGSPFNTDAYMPINALEKIPHIGFNSVWDILGTSGRKKGFESLTVKVNEINDVKSVCAKIDSMGFGTMSIINQLEEMKRGFIVFDTILGAIGAVALLVAALGIINTMLMSILERTKEIGIIKAIGGSEGEIKLIFIIEACTIGFFGGIFGIGLGWVVTKIAGIIGNFYITKDG